A genomic region of Populus nigra chromosome 11, ddPopNigr1.1, whole genome shotgun sequence contains the following coding sequences:
- the LOC133668005 gene encoding protein LIGHT-DEPENDENT SHORT HYPOCOTYLS 1-like, with product MDLASPSTNPTYASAIITSPTNTTTANTTANTTATSSLATSISPPSTPSRYENQKRRDWNTFCQYLRNHRPPLTLPMCSGAHVLEFLRYLDQFGKTKVHNQTCPFFGLPNPPAPCPCPLRQAWGSLDALIGRLRAAYEEHGGRPEGNPFGARSVRIYLREVRDFQAKARGVSYDKKRKRPKPKVAAAAAAAAAADPSTG from the coding sequence ATGGATTTAGCTTCCCCATCAACAAACCCCACATATGCAAGCGCTATAATCACCAGCCCCACTAACACCACCACTGCAAACACCACAGCAAACACCACAGCCACCTCAAGTTTAGCCACAAGCATATCCCCACCTTCCACTCCAAGTCGCTATGAGAACCAAAAGAGAAGGGACTGGAACACTTTCTGCCAGTACCTTAGGAATCACAGGCCTCCTTTAACACTCCCAATGTGCAGTGGAGCCcatgttcttgaatttttaaggtACCTAGACCAATTCGGCAAAACCAAAGTCCACAACCAAACTTGCCCTTTCTTTGGCCTCCCTAACCCACCCGCACCATGCCCGTGCCCCCTCCGACAAGCATGGGGAAGCCTCGATGCTCTCATTGGAAGGCTCAGAGCTGCCTACGAGGAACATGGAGGGAGGCCAGAAGGGAACCCATTTGGTGCAAGATCGGTGAGGATTTACTTAAGGGAGGTTAGGGATTTTCAAGCTAAAGCAAGGGGAGTTAGCTAtgataagaagagaaaaaggccCAAGCCAAAAGTagcagcggcagcagcagcagcagcagcagctgatCCCAGCACAGGTTAG